CTGTTCGTCTCCCACGACCGCGAGCTGCTGGCGGCGACGGCCGAGCGGATCGTCACCCTGGAAGGCGGCCGGGAGGGCAACGCGGCCTGGGTGCACGGCGGCGGTTTCCGCTCCTACCACGAGGCTCGCCTGGACCGGCACGCCCGGTTCGGGGAACTACGGCGCAGGTGGGACGAGGACCGGGCGAAGCTGCAGACGCTGGTCGACACCCTCCGCGCGGCCAAGTCGCCCAAGACGCAGGCGGCGGTGAGCAGGCTGGCCCGCTTCGACGCTGCCGGGCCGCCGCCCGCACCGCCGCGCCGCCAGGACATCCGGATGCGGCTCACCGGTGGGCGTACCGGCGTTCGCGCGCTGACCTGCGAACGCCTTGCGCTGTCCGGTCTCACCTCCGCGTTCGACCTGGAGGTGTTCTACGGCGAACGGCTCGCGGTGCTCGGCGCCAACGGCACCGGCAAGTCGCACTTCCTGCGACTGCTCGCCGGCTGGCCACGTGAGGACGCGGTCGCGCACGAGGGAACCTGGAAGCTCGGCGCCCGGGTCGTACCCGGCCACTTCTCCCAGACCCACGAGCGACCGGAGCTGACCGGCCGCACCCTGCTGGAGATCCTCTGGGAGGACCACGCCGTCGCGCTCGCGGCGGCCGCGCCCGCGCTGAACCGCTACGAGCTGACCGCGGCCAGGGACCAGCGGTTCGAGACCCTGTCCGGCGGTCAGCAGGCGAGGTTCCAGATCCTGCTGCTGGAGTTCGGAGTCCGCCGCGACGGCGTACGTACGCCCGGGTCGGTGTCCGCACGCCCGTCTGCGGGCACCTCGGCGGGCACTCGCGCGGGCGATCCGGCGAACCTGCCCGGCGGCAGGTCGGGGGACACGCCGGTGGGCACCGACCGCGCGGCCGCGACGATGCTGCTGCTCGACGAGCCGACCGACAACCTCGACGTGGCCTCGGCCGAGGCGCTGGAGTCGGCGATCGACTCCTTCGGCGGCACGGTCGTCGCGGTGACCCACGACCGGTGGTTCGCCAGGTCGTTCGACCGGTTCGTGGTGTTCTCCGCCGACGGTACGGTCACGGAGGTGCCCGAGCCGGTCTGGGACCACTGACCGACCACCGGCCGACCACCGGCCGACCACTGACCGACCACGGACCGACCTGACCGGACCCGGCCCTCGTGGCCGGTTGGGCCCTGCCGGGGCGGGTGCCGGGACCCGGCACCTCCTTTTCGATAACCTGCCAAGGCGGGGACACCAAGGGTTCAGTCGGAGGGCAGGGCACAGTGGCAGAGCAGACGAGCTCAAGCGTCACCATCGCGGCGGAGCCGGCGCAGATCATGTCCGTCATCGCCGACTTCGAGTCCTATCCGAGCTGGGCGGCGGCGGTGAAGGAGGCGGAGGTGCTCTCCGTCGACGACCGGACCGGCCGGCCGGAGCGGGTCCGCTTCGTGCTGAACGCCGGCGCGATCAAGGACGAGTACACCCTCGGCTACACCTGGGACGCCGACCGCGAGGTGCGCTGGACCCTGGTGGAGGGCAAGGTCGTCAAGGCGATGGACGGTGCGTACACCTTGCGCGACAAGGGCCGCGGCAACACCGAGGTCACCTACCGGCTGGCGGTGGACGTGAC
This Actinopolymorpha cephalotaxi DNA region includes the following protein-coding sequences:
- a CDS encoding ATP-binding cassette domain-containing protein; this translates as MGHVDVVNVRYQLLDGRPLLTDVSFRVGEGAKVALVGANGSGKTTLLGIVAGDLEPAAGAVSRSGGLGVMRQFVGTGRGTETVRDLLLSVAQPRIRSAAARLERAELAMMDRDDEPTQVAYAAALAEWADAGGYDAEVVWDICCTEAFGLSFDRASWRPVTTLSGGEQKRLVLQALLRGPDQVLVLDEPDNYLDVPSKRWLEGRLRETDKTVLFVSHDRELLAATAERIVTLEGGREGNAAWVHGGGFRSYHEARLDRHARFGELRRRWDEDRAKLQTLVDTLRAAKSPKTQAAVSRLARFDAAGPPPAPPRRQDIRMRLTGGRTGVRALTCERLALSGLTSAFDLEVFYGERLAVLGANGTGKSHFLRLLAGWPREDAVAHEGTWKLGARVVPGHFSQTHERPELTGRTLLEILWEDHAVALAAAAPALNRYELTAARDQRFETLSGGQQARFQILLLEFGVRRDGVRTPGSVSARPSAGTSAGTRAGDPANLPGGRSGDTPVGTDRAAATMLLLDEPTDNLDVASAEALESAIDSFGGTVVAVTHDRWFARSFDRFVVFSADGTVTEVPEPVWDH
- a CDS encoding SRPBCC family protein translates to MAEQTSSSVTIAAEPAQIMSVIADFESYPSWAAAVKEAEVLSVDDRTGRPERVRFVLNAGAIKDEYTLGYTWDADREVRWTLVEGKVVKAMDGAYTLRDKGRGNTEVTYRLAVDVTFPMIGLIKRKAEKVIIDTALKELKKKVEQGQGSA